Part of the Granulicella cerasi genome is shown below.
TCCATCGGCTAATCCTCGATCTTTCCACGCAGTCATTCTGGTTGAGTGATGAGATGTTTGCAAAATCGCGTGAGATTGATCTCGCACTTTTAGAAAGAGACACCTTTACAAGCTGGCATGAGTTTGGGGTAGCAAACTATCAAAAATTCGCTGTTCTTCGAGTCGATCTAGAAGAGTTATACGCGCGAGATCTTGGAAGTTTGCACATGGTGCCTCGTTTCCTTCGCCATAAGCGTCATGACCGGGGCTTCAACGTTACGCCATTCCCACCAAGCGTTTTTATTGATCCCAAGTCCAAAGAGCAGGCGAGCTAATTCGTGTCTGCATGAACGCAGCAAAACGACATCTCCGCGCCATCCGCCTCTGGTCCACGATCTTCATCGTGGGTCTTGTGCTCAGCGGCGTCACGGCCTTCCCGCTCGTGCATGAAACCGAGTGGCTGGTCCGCATCGCCTCGGCACTGCACCTGAACACCGCCGCCCCCGCTCTCTTCCTCTGGCTGCAGCGCGTCGCCGATGCCCTCGCTGACACCTCCGCGCTACCCCTTTCTCGCCTACGGCACCGACTGGCTGGCCTTCGGCCATCTCGTCATCGCCATCTTCATCTGCGGACTTTACCGCGACCCCGTTCGCAACCGATGGCTCGTGGATGCCAGCCTGATCGCCTGCGCTGCAGTTCTTCTCCTGGCATTCATCGCCGGCCCGGTACGCCACATCCCGCTGTACTGGCGACTCATCGACTCCTCCTTCGGCGTCTTCGGAGCCGTCCCGCTCCTGCTCGTGCGACGCCACATCGACGCCTTGGAGCAGCAATAACCGGGTGCCCCATGTCTCGATTTCTGAGACATGGGTTCGCAGGATGCCAAAAGCAAATCGCCATTTCTCCCCGCACCAACATCGCCAATCCTTTCCTCGTTACTCTTTCGTAAACTGTCCTAGCTATGGACAAATTCGTCATCCGCGGCGGCAATCCGCTGCTCGGCACCATCAAAGTTTCCGGCGCGAAGAACTCCGCGCTCCCCTGCATGGCCGCGGCCATCCTCACTGAAGACGAAGTCGTCCTCGAAAACATCCCGCAGGTCCGCGACATCGAGACCGAGCGCAAGCTCCTCGAGTCGATGGGCGCTGAGGTCGAACTCGGCTACGGCCGCGCGCAGCACCGCACCACCGTCAAGTGCGGCGTGCTTTCCGATCCCGTTGCCAAGTACGAAATCGTCAAGACCATGCGCGCCTCTTCATTGGTCCTCGGGCCTCTTGTAGCGCGCACGGGCATGGCCCGCGTCGCCATGCCCGGCGGTTGCGCCATCGGTGGCCGCCCTATCGATCTTCACATCAAGGGCCTTGAAGCCATGGGTGCGAAGATCACCCAGGAGCACGGCTACCTCGAAGCACGCGCAGACCGCCTCAAGGGCGCGCACATCGTATTCGACAAAATCACCGTCACCGGTACGGAAGATCTGCTCATGGCCGCGGCTCTCGCCGACGGCGAGTCCCTCTTCGAGAACTGCGCCCGCGAACCCGAGGTCACCGACCTCGCCGCCATGCTCAACGGCATGGGCGCGCAGATCGAAGGCGCAGGCACCTCGACCATCCGCATCAAGG
Proteins encoded:
- the murA gene encoding UDP-N-acetylglucosamine 1-carboxyvinyltransferase; amino-acid sequence: MDKFVIRGGNPLLGTIKVSGAKNSALPCMAAAILTEDEVVLENIPQVRDIETERKLLESMGAEVELGYGRAQHRTTVKCGVLSDPVAKYEIVKTMRASSLVLGPLVARTGMARVAMPGGCAIGGRPIDLHIKGLEAMGAKITQEHGYLEARADRLKGAHIVFDKITVTGTEDLLMAAALADGESLFENCAREPEVTDLAAMLNGMGAQIEGAGTSTIRIKGVSKLHGVRHRINPDRIEAGTFLIAGAITGGDLNVDCCNPEHLASLLSKLEQCGVKLEVGKDNIRVHSGGKLTATDITTEEYPGFPTDMQAQFMALLTQCEGTSVVTENIFENRFMHVSELNRMGANISVSGRTATIRGGSKLQSAAVMCSDLRASAALVLGALVADGESILDRVYHMDRGYERLEEKLRGVGAQIRRMGEIFGKK